The following are encoded in a window of Candidatus Woesearchaeota archaeon genomic DNA:
- a CDS encoding MFS transporter, giving the protein MNIIKHNISKNILLLSSGFAVLFLGYNGFQQYFTAIYSEIGLEKLAFISLALIYIFLIIGNFLAPWIIKKTGAKKALLITGLLYVAFIALTILKIPWLTMAIASILGLAGGVLWTVQALYVVKANEGNNLGQNNGLFFSLMGIGNIAGIMGSGLILEYFSYNFLIILLAWCGLIGVIMLSFLEDKNFDDNIHFSFKNIFADKALWLLIPVYFSLNLAYGFLISRLPIIINQKFGMIDIGILTLIIYVTPILIPYIVGSWSDNNKRSFFMYLASLLGIIGLIIIMFAQKYIVFFIASICFSLSIPIAKPVANALIGDLYHKREFANAIAFFRGVSGIAVPIAIIAGYYMDVKTFLLWSAVLFIISMIPLWLFFKHYHKRMKQEAI; this is encoded by the coding sequence ATGAACATAATAAAACATAACATTTCAAAGAATATATTGCTGCTGTCAAGCGGTTTTGCAGTATTGTTTCTTGGTTATAATGGATTTCAGCAGTATTTTACTGCAATTTATTCTGAAATAGGATTGGAAAAACTTGCATTCATCAGTCTTGCCTTAATTTATATTTTTCTTATTATTGGAAACTTCTTAGCGCCATGGATAATTAAAAAAACTGGCGCGAAAAAAGCATTGCTAATCACCGGTCTTCTCTATGTCGCATTTATTGCATTAACTATCTTGAAAATACCCTGGTTAACGATGGCTATTGCAAGTATATTAGGGTTAGCTGGCGGAGTATTATGGACCGTACAGGCATTATACGTCGTTAAAGCAAATGAAGGAAATAATCTTGGACAAAATAACGGATTATTTTTTTCATTAATGGGAATAGGCAATATTGCAGGGATTATGGGGAGTGGATTGATTCTTGAATATTTCTCGTATAATTTCCTCATCATACTTTTGGCATGGTGTGGATTAATCGGTGTCATAATGCTTTCATTTCTTGAAGACAAAAACTTTGATGATAATATTCATTTTAGTTTTAAAAATATTTTTGCAGATAAAGCATTATGGTTATTAATTCCTGTTTATTTTTCCTTAAATCTTGCGTATGGCTTTCTTATCAGCAGATTGCCAATTATTATTAACCAAAAATTTGGCATGATTGATATAGGCATTTTGACGCTTATTATTTATGTTACTCCTATCTTGATTCCTTATATTGTCGGATCATGGTCTGATAATAATAAACGATCATTCTTTATGTATTTGGCAAGTTTGCTGGGGATAATTGGATTAATCATAATTATGTTTGCGCAAAAATACATCGTGTTTTTTATAGCAAGTATTTGTTTTTCCCTATCAATACCGATTGCAAAACCTGTAGCAAACGCCTTAATTGGAGACCTCTATCATAAAAGGGAATTTGCCAATGCCATTGCTTTTTTTCGCGGTGTTTCAGGAATAGCAGTGCCCATAGCAATTATTGCAGGTTATTACATGGATGTAAAAACATTTTTATTATGGTCAGCAGTTCTTTTTATTATTTCAATGATACCTTTGTGGTTGTTTTTCAAGCATTATCATAAAAGAATGAAGCAGGAGGCAATATGA
- a CDS encoding type II toxin-antitoxin system VapC family toxin → MIGLDTTAIIDLFERDEQLKKVILEQKEPLATTIINYAEIYFGLDPENKRHQLEKVYYDEFLNEVYLVEFSKEALEKIRVISWELKRKGKPIEKFDSIIAGLFLTNGISKIITRNKKHFENINGLEVISY, encoded by the coding sequence ATGATAGGTCTTGATACAACTGCAATAATTGATCTCTTTGAACGAGATGAACAATTAAAAAAAGTAATTTTAGAACAAAAAGAACCTTTAGCTACCACCATTATAAATTATGCTGAGATCTATTTTGGTCTTGATCCAGAAAATAAGCGTCATCAACTTGAAAAAGTGTATTATGATGAATTCCTAAATGAAGTTTATCTCGTTGAATTCTCAAAAGAAGCTCTTGAAAAAATAAGAGTTATTTCTTGGGAATTAAAAAGAAAAGGAAAACCTATCGAAAAGTTTGATTCTATAATTGCGGGACTATTCTTAACTAATGGGATTAGTAAGATTATCACCAGAAATAAAAAACATTTTGAAAACATCAATGGTCTTGAAGTTATTTCTTACTAA
- a CDS encoding aspartate kinase — translation MGFVIGKYGGSSTSTPSSLDEIVILSEVNPDRRIAIVSAPGTSNSGSEVQDYKLTDLLIAKANRHAQEHYRTIAVPETNGKKSTKELDLATIDRFIEMKLREAYYTHDSTATLVADTITEINHMAAMFKNTAGNEISVHQHSVNVQYLGEKFAAQNLAGAYRAKGKEKVVVLDPKEFICLNGENPLEGKVLLDATVEKFRRWKASADFDPEAQYILPGYYGKSASGEISLLGRDGTNMSLVLAGIGLDPDFCENFSDVPGIYEANPKLVPHARVIKEVTPKELRELVSRVDFKVFQARSLALLERVPYFPEIQVKDFAHAHERGTAIVSCRDVSDQNIVGIGVRDGVTYIRITDPAMADQEGYFEKASGIIRSFGANILHVRDSATEITFYVSKNSYKSRGVKPNNIYTALMKEFKFENPTSVKIGNHGSVLGVIGGKMDARVMDDMNAILRSSGVRQQPFVTGSDVALYTIVHKDDITKSIGSLYDALIITRTS, via the coding sequence ATGGGTTTTGTCATAGGAAAATACGGCGGATCATCTACCTCTACTCCTAGTAGTTTGGATGAAATAGTGATACTCTCAGAAGTTAATCCTGATCGAAGAATAGCTATTGTATCGGCGCCGGGCACTTCTAACTCTGGAAGCGAAGTCCAAGACTATAAATTAACTGATCTTCTTATTGCAAAAGCAAACAGGCATGCCCAAGAGCACTATCGTACTATTGCAGTCCCTGAAACCAATGGGAAAAAATCAACTAAAGAGCTTGATTTAGCAACTATTGATCGTTTTATTGAAATGAAATTGCGTGAAGCATATTATACTCATGATTCTACAGCTACTCTCGTTGCAGATACTATTACAGAAATTAATCACATGGCAGCTATGTTTAAAAATACAGCCGGTAACGAAATTAGTGTTCATCAACACTCTGTAAATGTACAATATTTAGGAGAAAAATTTGCAGCTCAAAATTTAGCTGGCGCTTATCGCGCAAAAGGCAAGGAAAAAGTAGTAGTTCTTGATCCTAAAGAGTTTATTTGTTTGAATGGAGAAAATCCCCTTGAAGGAAAGGTTTTGTTGGATGCAACTGTTGAAAAATTCAGACGATGGAAAGCAAGTGCTGATTTTGATCCTGAAGCACAGTATATTCTTCCAGGGTACTATGGGAAATCAGCCTCAGGAGAAATTTCTCTGTTAGGAAGAGATGGAACTAATATGAGCTTAGTTTTAGCTGGAATTGGCTTAGATCCAGATTTCTGTGAAAATTTTTCTGATGTACCTGGGATTTATGAAGCAAATCCAAAGTTAGTTCCTCATGCGCGTGTTATTAAGGAAGTTACACCAAAAGAGTTGCGGGAATTAGTTTCACGCGTTGATTTTAAAGTGTTTCAAGCTCGATCATTAGCACTTCTTGAACGAGTTCCTTATTTTCCTGAAATTCAGGTTAAAGATTTTGCTCATGCCCATGAACGAGGAACTGCAATTGTATCTTGTCGAGATGTTTCTGATCAAAATATTGTTGGTATAGGCGTAAGAGATGGAGTTACTTATATTAGAATCACTGATCCTGCAATGGCAGATCAAGAAGGTTATTTTGAAAAAGCATCAGGGATAATACGTAGTTTTGGCGCAAATATACTTCATGTTCGTGATTCAGCAACAGAAATAACTTTTTACGTATCTAAAAATTCTTATAAATCTCGCGGAGTAAAGCCAAATAATATTTATACCGCTTTAATGAAAGAGTTTAAATTTGAAAATCCAACTTCTGTAAAGATTGGCAATCATGGTTCAGTATTGGGTGTTATAGGCGGCAAAATGGACGCTCGTGTGATGGACGATATGAATGCTATCCTTAGATCTTCTGGTGTTCGCCAACAACCTTTTGTTACAGGTTCAGATGTTGCACTTTATACCATTGTTCATAAAGATGACATTACTAAATCAATTGGTAGTTTATATGATGCTTTAATTATAACGAGAACATCTTAG
- a CDS encoding DM13 domain-containing protein — MHKNLLLIMLLLFSVIFLSQGCSSNKNTLEQIPVVVPESEQPSFVPAENGNVVIVQQTTTVSPSEQTPAVKENEAVVYSAKVPASAPKRQILRRGSFQPKTHPVEGNLVMYYSDDEKITGTDEETLLVLELTNDFSSAYGPDLHVYISTILDLDQAHIFEEGEFADLGSLKELSGRQYYVVSDYAKTLEYNSVVIYAPGYNEVYGVAYLY, encoded by the coding sequence ATGCATAAAAACCTATTGCTAATTATGTTGCTCTTATTTTCAGTTATTTTTCTATCCCAGGGTTGTTCGTCAAATAAAAATACCCTGGAACAAATTCCTGTTGTTGTTCCAGAGTCTGAACAACCAAGTTTTGTTCCTGCAGAAAATGGTAATGTAGTTATTGTTCAACAAACAACAACTGTTTCCCCGTCTGAACAAACTCCAGCAGTAAAAGAAAATGAAGCTGTTGTTTATTCTGCTAAAGTCCCTGCTTCTGCGCCAAAGCGTCAAATTCTACGCCGAGGATCTTTCCAGCCAAAAACTCATCCTGTTGAAGGAAATTTAGTGATGTATTATAGTGATGACGAAAAAATTACTGGCACTGATGAAGAAACCTTGCTTGTTTTAGAGTTAACGAATGATTTTAGCTCAGCTTACGGACCAGATTTGCATGTTTATATAAGTACCATTCTTGATCTTGACCAAGCACATATATTTGAAGAAGGAGAGTTTGCAGATCTCGGCAGTTTAAAAGAGCTTAGTGGAAGACAATATTATGTTGTTTCTGATTATGCGAAAACATTGGAGTATAATTCTGTTGTTATTTATGCACCTGGATATAATGAAGTATATGGTGTAGCTTATTTATATTGA